A stretch of DNA from Solidesulfovibrio fructosivorans JJ]:
GAGGTCCTCAAGCGCTTCCTGCCCATCCTCGGCATCGACCCGGGCCGGTTCGACTACACCTGGGTTTCGGCCTCGGAAGGCCAGCGCTGGCAGAAGGTGGTGACGGTCTTTACCGAACAGATTCACGCCCTGGGACCCGCGCCGCGCTATGACGGCGTGTCCGCGGAGATGCTCGCCAAGGCGGCCGGGGCGCTTGGCCAAGGAGGCAACCGTGTCGCGGCTTGAGGAACTCAAAACGCGCATCAAGGAGGCCCTGCCCGGCCTTGAATGCGTCATCGCTTGGCAGAAAGGCTACGACCCCCTGCACAACACGCCGCTTTTCATCAGAAGCGAAGCCGACGTGGACAAGCTCGAATGGGGGCCGCTCAACGTCCACAACCCGGCCGTCTACCTGCCCAGCTTCAAGGGCAAGAAGGTCGGCATCGTGGTCAAGGGCTGCGATTCCCGCTCCGTCGTGGAACTGCTCCAGGAGAACCTGATCGACCGCTCCGAGGTGGTCATCTTCGGCCTGCCCTGCGAGGGCGTGATCGACCTGTCCAAGGTCAAGGCCAGGCTCGCCGGTTCGGACGCCGCCGCCGGCACGGTCACGGACGTGACCACCGACGGCAAGACCGTGTCCGTCACCGCCGGCGGCAAGACCGTCTCCATGCCGCTCACCGAGGTCCGGGCCGACAAGTGCGGCCGCTGCCAGTTCCCCAACGCGGTGCTGGCCGACACCTTCCTCGGCGATCCCATCTCCCCGACCGAGCCGGCCGCGCCCGTGGACGCCGACCTGGCCGCGCTGGACGCCATGAGCGTGCCCGAGCGCATGGCCTTCTGGCGCTACCACATGGAGCGTTGCATCCGCTGCTACGCCTGCCGCAACGCCTGCCCCATGTGCGTGTGCCGCGACCACTGCATCGCCCAGAGCCGCGAGCCCCACTGGTTGACCCAGGAGGACACGGCCACCGAAAAGCTCATGTTCCAGGTGGTCCACGCCATGCACCTG
This window harbors:
- a CDS encoding 4Fe-4S dicluster domain-containing protein, coding for MSRLEELKTRIKEALPGLECVIAWQKGYDPLHNTPLFIRSEADVDKLEWGPLNVHNPAVYLPSFKGKKVGIVVKGCDSRSVVELLQENLIDRSEVVIFGLPCEGVIDLSKVKARLAGSDAAAGTVTDVTTDGKTVSVTAGGKTVSMPLTEVRADKCGRCQFPNAVLADTFLGDPISPTEPAAPVDADLAALDAMSVPERMAFWRYHMERCIRCYACRNACPMCVCRDHCIAQSREPHWLTQEDTATEKLMFQVVHAMHLAGRCTECGECQRACPMDIPILALKKHLNRTIHDLFGYQAGTDPQAIPPLLQFKVEEDNIKERDW